A genomic stretch from Anaerobranca gottschalkii DSM 13577 includes:
- a CDS encoding SPL family radical SAM protein gives MQNLKEELFARPFSHIYVEKKALEYNLTEEILSRFKSSKVVEIEHYKDVFSRGNQDFYLQKKSPKLILAVKEDNLIYKGAEVCQDFGNKHFYYTSIVMNCIYDCEYCYLQGMYTSANIVLFVNIDDYFAKVKELLKEHPVYLCISYDTDLLAFEGLTNYVRKFIQFAMENKDLTMEIRTKSGNFKSIKDIEVQDNVILAWTLSPEGIIKNYEDKTPCLERRIKDIKDALDKGWKVRLSFDPILYIKNWRDEYKTLVEEVFSKIDGEKILDVSIGLFRVSKDYLKVMRKQRPNSIVLNYPYHTFAGVCSYDRELGKEMLAYLYTLLKTYVDQGKIYM, from the coding sequence TTGCAGAACTTAAAGGAAGAATTATTTGCTAGACCTTTTTCCCATATCTATGTTGAAAAAAAGGCACTGGAATATAATTTGACAGAGGAGATTTTAAGTAGGTTTAAATCATCGAAAGTTGTTGAAATAGAACATTATAAAGATGTCTTTTCCCGGGGAAATCAAGATTTTTATTTACAAAAGAAAAGTCCCAAACTAATACTTGCAGTAAAGGAAGATAACCTAATATATAAGGGGGCTGAGGTTTGCCAAGACTTTGGAAATAAACACTTTTACTATACTTCCATAGTGATGAATTGTATCTATGATTGCGAATACTGTTATCTTCAAGGGATGTACACATCTGCAAATATCGTTCTTTTTGTAAATATCGATGATTATTTTGCTAAGGTAAAGGAGCTGTTAAAGGAACATCCTGTTTATCTGTGTATTTCCTATGATACAGATCTTTTGGCCTTTGAGGGATTAACAAATTATGTAAGGAAGTTTATCCAATTTGCCATGGAAAATAAGGATTTAACAATGGAAATAAGGACAAAAAGCGGAAATTTCAAATCGATAAAAGATATTGAAGTTCAAGATAACGTAATTTTAGCCTGGACCCTATCTCCAGAGGGAATAATAAAAAATTATGAAGATAAGACACCATGTTTAGAAAGAAGAATTAAAGATATTAAGGATGCTTTGGACAAGGGGTGGAAGGTCAGGCTTTCCTTTGATCCAATCCTATATATCAAAAATTGGAGAGATGAGTACAAGACTTTAGTAGAAGAAGTTTTTAGCAAGATAGATGGTGAAAAAATACTTGATGTCAGTATCGGCCTTTTTAGGGTATCAAAGGATTACCTAAAGGTGATGAGAAAGCAACGACCTAATTCAATTGTTTTAAATTATCCCTACCATACTTTTGCAGGGGTATGTAGTTATGATAGGGAACTGGGTAAAGAAATGTTAGCGTATCTTTACACTTTGTTAAAGACCTATGTTGATCAAGGGAAAATATATATGTAA